The DNA region CAGGGGGCGTCGTGGCCGCACTCGCACGTGATCAAGATATTAGGCGCGGCGCCCGCGACCGGCAGCGCCCGCGTATGGAAGCCCCACCTGCGGGCGAAATCGGCCAGCCAGGCGCCCAGCTCCCCCTCGGCTTCCGGCCTACCCGAGGCGCTGGGCGTAACCGTGTCGAAGCGGACCATCGCCCGCAACAGCTCGACACAGTCAGCGGGAGTCGTCAACAGCGGGCCTCTGCGGATCGGGACTACGCTTTACCACGGGTAACACGGAATTCACGGATGACGGACGATAGCCACAAGGAGGCACGAAAAAGCACAAAGAAGCAACCCTAGGCGCCCACCGATCGTGCGTGCGACCGCCCGACTCCCATGCCATCTATCGCACGACCAATCGCCTTAGAAGCCTGAACTCTGTGGCCCAATCGTTCACCGATAATCTTTGTGCTTTCTTGCGCCTCTTCGTGGCCAACTTCTTTTCTCATCCGTGCTATCCGGGGTTCCCACCCGTCACTTACGCAGCACCAGCACCGGGCAGTGTGCGTAGCGGATCACGCGTTCGGCGACCGAACCGATCAGCAGGTGATCGAAGCCGGTGCGGCCGTGGGAGGGCATGATCACCATCCCCGCGTCGTGGGTCTGAGCGTACTTGGCGATGCCGTGGCCGGCGTCGCCGAAGCGGACGTCGAACTTCAGGCCGGCGTACTTGGGATCGGCGAACCGCTTTGCGAACGCTTCCTTGAGGTGCGTCTCGCGAGACTCGTCGGAGATCTCCCCCCACATGATGCCGGGCTCGATCACCGCCAGATCGGGCGCCACGTGCAGGACGGTGATCTTGCCGGGATCGCCGAGGATCTCTAGCGCCGAATCGATCGCCATCTCCGACTGGTCGCCGAAATCGATCGGGACAACCGCGGTCTTGTCTTTTAGCCAGTCGCTCATCGAACCGCCCTCCGCACGAATGCCATGGAACCTGCCTATTAGATTGTAGGCCGGCCGGCGGCGTCCGTCACGGAGTGTTCTGGCGTCGAATTGTCGCGTCCCCTCCCCTCACTACCCAGCATCCAGAACGGGGCGACCACAAACCAGACGATGGTGGCCGCCAGCATGCTCGTGCGCATCGCCGGCTCGCTGATGTGGCCCCCCAACAGCAACAGGCTAGGGGCGATGGTCCCCACAAGGGCCGCCAGCGCGACGACTCGGATCATGACGTTCATTGCACCCCCTCCACCACGGCCGGACGCCGCTGCGTTAGTTTCGACAGCAAGGCGTAGATGACGCCGCACGCAATCCAGCAAGGCAGCGGCAAGAAGTACGGCGGCGTGCCGTAGTAGGTGAACAGCCACATCGCGATGCCGACCGGCAGCAGCCACGCCACGATCACCGCCACGTTGAAACCGATCCCCGACTTCGCGGCGTAGCTGGACTCAAACCCCAGCCGGGGCGCCAGGTAGTGATCAACCACGATCACCGCGCCCACCGGAGCCAGGATGGTGCCGTAGATCCCCACGAAGTCCAGCAACTGCATCGCAAACGCCGGAAAAACGCTGGCGATGGTGCACACCGCCCCGGCCAGCACGGTGCCGGTGACGCGCGACATCGAGGGGAACATCCCTTGGAACGCCAAGCCGGCGCGGTAGATCGTTGGGTTGGCGGTGGTCCAGCCGGCGATGATCACGCACAGCACGCCCGCCCAGCCGACCGCGTCGAACACCATGTCGCCCGGCGGCTTCCCTTCGGCGGGGTCGACCCCGTGCACACGCACCCAGTACACCAACAGCAACGCGGCGCAGATCCACGCGATGTAGTGCCCCAAGAACATCCCGGCGGACGACGCCCAGCCGTAGCTGGGCTTCTTGGCGAACCGCAGCACCGAAAGGTCCGCCATCCCCAGGTGCATCGCCGCGTTGCAGAACCACGCAAAGCAGACGATGCCCCAGAAGCCGATCTTGGGCTCGCTCCCCTCGGTCGCCCCCAGCAGCGAGACGACGTCGGTGGTGCCCAGCCGCGCCAGCACCGTCACGCCGCACGCCACAAACATCAGGAACATCCAGGGCGCCGCCACCTGACTCACCTTGGCCACCACCGCGTAGCCCTTGGCGGCGACCAGCGTCATCACCGCGCCGATCGCCAAACAAATCAGCACCCACGGCGCGCCGGTCGGCATCCGATCCGCGAACGTGGGCATCTGCACCGCGTCGCCAAACGGCACCCCGACCGCCGTAGCGGACACGGTCACCATGGCGCCCGCCAGGAAGCAGAACAGCAGCCCGTTGGCGAAGTTGTAAAGCGTCACCAGGTCGCGCCCGCAGATCTTCTCTAGCTGGTAGTAGAGGGTGAGCCGCTGGCTGGTGGCGATGGGAGCGGTGACGTACCGCCACGTCAGCACCGCCAGCAGGTTGCCCACCAGCAGGCCCACGATCAGGTCGAACGCGTCGGCGCCCCAGGCGACGAACAGCGGCCCGATCATGAACTCGGTCCCCGCCGTGTGCTCGCCGGCGTACATGCCCCAGAACGAGCCGGCGCCCTGCAGCGCCCGATCGGGCACCCGCTCGCGCTCATACTCGCCCGAGGCGGCTTCGTTCTCGTCCGACACGTCGGCGTCACTCCAGAAATAGGGGGACGCCACGGCGCCCAGAAAAGCAGTGTCGACACAATAGTTGCCCGCATGCCGACGTGTCAACGCAAGCAACTCTTCTCACGGCCGGTGAAAGAAAGATGGAACCGCCAATACGCCACGAGCGCCAAGTTCGCCAAGACGAGGGTAGCCAAGTTGCCGGCCCCCAAACCGAGGTGACCCCGTTCGTCTGGACCAGCCTGTTATCCGGTCAATCTTTCCTTGGCGTTCTTGGCGCTCGTGGCGTCTTGGCGGTTCCCGTACGTAGCGTCACACTAACGCCATGAAAATCATCCGCTTCCAAGACCCCGCCGGCGATGTTCGGCTCGGCCGGCTGCACGACGACGACTCGGTCACCCTGCTCAATGGGGACCTGCTGGGCGGCCCCACCGACACCGGCCAGGGGGCCGAGGTCGCCAAGCTGCTCGCCCCGCTCGAGCCGGTCGACATCCTCTGCATCGGCCTGAACTACGCCAAGCACGCCGAGGAGGGGGGCAAGGGGCTCCCGGAGCACCCCGTGCT from Pirellulimonas nuda includes:
- a CDS encoding universal stress protein, translated to MSDWLKDKTAVVPIDFGDQSEMAIDSALEILGDPGKITVLHVAPDLAVIEPGIMWGEISDESRETHLKEAFAKRFADPKYAGLKFDVRFGDAGHGIAKYAQTHDAGMVIMPSHGRTGFDHLLIGSVAERVIRYAHCPVLVLRK
- a CDS encoding purine-cytosine permease family protein, translated to MASPYFWSDADVSDENEAASGEYERERVPDRALQGAGSFWGMYAGEHTAGTEFMIGPLFVAWGADAFDLIVGLLVGNLLAVLTWRYVTAPIATSQRLTLYYQLEKICGRDLVTLYNFANGLLFCFLAGAMVTVSATAVGVPFGDAVQMPTFADRMPTGAPWVLICLAIGAVMTLVAAKGYAVVAKVSQVAAPWMFLMFVACGVTVLARLGTTDVVSLLGATEGSEPKIGFWGIVCFAWFCNAAMHLGMADLSVLRFAKKPSYGWASSAGMFLGHYIAWICAALLLVYWVRVHGVDPAEGKPPGDMVFDAVGWAGVLCVIIAGWTTANPTIYRAGLAFQGMFPSMSRVTGTVLAGAVCTIASVFPAFAMQLLDFVGIYGTILAPVGAVIVVDHYLAPRLGFESSYAAKSGIGFNVAVIVAWLLPVGIAMWLFTYYGTPPYFLPLPCWIACGVIYALLSKLTQRRPAVVEGVQ